A window of the Sciurus carolinensis chromosome 19 unlocalized genomic scaffold, mSciCar1.2 SUPER_34, whole genome shotgun sequence genome harbors these coding sequences:
- the LOC124973503 gene encoding olfactory receptor 14C36-like produces MANSTMVTEFLLLSFPDGWNMRVFYFTVFTVTYLGTMLGNLLIITVTTADQNLHTPMYFFLRNLSILDMCYISITVPNACVNSLTGNQVISVGGCATQIFLVIFCAYVEMLFLSIMAWDRYVAICQPLQYPIIMNPQFCVQLTLASLLSGLVYAGVHTGNTFKLSFCQSNVVHQFFCDLPSLLRLSCSDTTSNMVLLLFSAVVVCGGCFTFITMSYIRIFSAMLKFPTRETGKAFSTCIPHILVVSVFFISVTGVYMRPSATSDTLQSIILSAFYTMVPPFLNPLIYSLRNKQVKEAVRRVKQLFSGKR; encoded by the coding sequence ATGGCCAATTCTACCATGGTAACTGAATTTCTCCTCCTGAGCTTTCCTGATGGCTGGAATATGAGAGTCTTCTATTTTACAGTATTCACAGTGACCTACCTGGGTACCATGttagggaacctgctcatcatcactgtcaccactgctgaccagaacctgcacacacccatgtacttcttcctcaggaacctgTCCATCTTGGACATGTGCTACATTTCCATCACTGTCCCCAATGCCTGTGTCAACTCTCTCACTGGCAACCAGGTCATTTCAGTGGGTGGCTGTGCAACCCAGATTTTCTTGGTCATTTTTTGTGCATACGTGGAGATGCTGTTTCTTTCCATCATGGCCTgggaccgctatgtggccatctgccagccCCTCCAGTACCCCATCATCATGAACCCTCAGTTTTGTGTCCAACTGACCCTGGCTTCCCTGCTCAGTGGCCTGGTAtatgcaggtgtgcacactggGAACACCTTCAAGCTGTCCTTCTGTCAGTCAAACGTCGTCCATCAGTTCTTCTGTGATCTCCCCTCTCTGCTGAGGCTCTCCTGCTCTGACACCACCAGCAACATggtccttcttcttttctctgctgtGGTGGTCTGTGGCGGTTGCTTTACTTTTATTACCATGTCATATATTCGCATATTTTCTGCTATGCTGAAATTTCCCACCAGAGAGACAgggaaggccttctccacctgcattCCTCACATCCTCGTGGTGTCTGTCTTCTTTATTTCTGTCACAGGTGTGTACATGAGACCTTCAGCAACCTCTGACACACTGCAGAGCATCATTCTCTCTGCCTTTTATACCAtggttcctccattcttgaatCCTCTCATCTACAGTCTCAGGAACAAACAGGTAAAGGAAGCTGTGAGGAGAGTCAAGCAGCTGTTCTCAGGGAAAAGATAA